The following proteins are encoded in a genomic region of Terriglobales bacterium:
- a CDS encoding SDR family oxidoreductase, with translation MPDHKTAIITGASRGIGAGLVEAFLKQGYNVVATSRSVSQQLTPSTSLVLIDGDIGRPETAAKVVEAAITNFGSIDVLVSNAGIFFTKPFTDFSTTDFNALVSTNLLGFLYITQLAVKQMLKQKSGSVVSITAALADQPILGVNGSVPMITKGGLNSIIRSLAIEYAKQGIRFNAVAPGVVDTPMHKDNPKDFLKTLQPMGRMADVKDVADAVLYLAQAGQVTGEVLHVDGGVHAGCW, from the coding sequence ATGCCAGACCACAAAACAGCAATCATTACAGGAGCATCGCGAGGAATCGGAGCCGGTTTAGTCGAGGCCTTCCTGAAACAGGGTTATAACGTCGTTGCGACGTCTCGCAGTGTAAGCCAACAATTGACTCCCTCGACGTCCCTGGTTCTCATCGATGGCGATATCGGTAGGCCGGAGACTGCCGCGAAGGTCGTCGAGGCAGCAATCACAAACTTTGGAAGTATCGATGTTCTGGTGAGTAACGCCGGAATCTTTTTCACGAAGCCCTTCACGGACTTTTCTACAACGGACTTCAATGCGTTGGTCTCAACGAACCTGCTGGGATTCCTGTACATCACTCAGCTTGCTGTGAAACAGATGCTGAAGCAGAAATCAGGAAGCGTCGTAAGCATCACTGCGGCGCTTGCCGATCAGCCGATCCTTGGCGTAAATGGCTCGGTCCCGATGATCACTAAAGGAGGCCTGAATTCAATCATTCGGAGTCTCGCGATTGAATATGCGAAACAAGGTATCCGCTTCAACGCTGTGGCTCCTGGCGTGGTGGATACGCCAATGCACAAGGATAATCCCAAGGATTTTCTAAAGACATTGCAGCCCATGGGAAGAATGGCGGACGTAAAAGACGTTGCCGACGCTGTTCTCTATCTCGCACAGGCAGGTCAAGTAACAGGAGAGGTGCTCCACGTGGACGGCGGTGTTCACGCCGGCTGTTGGTAA
- a CDS encoding MEDS domain-containing protein: MRQISAPISLAGSRLGQPRHVCAFFNSAEEEYRVLLPFIKDGFECGDKAIHVMSPDQHRDHLQRLAGIGIDSTAVQRSGQFELRSSTETYLQDGRFDQDRMLQSFELMTSGNAEGGFPLSRIVCRMDWVPDGQSHIDDLIEFEARVNDVWCRHDDAVICTYHLSKFSGDAVIDIMRTHPLVIVGGILQHNPFFVPPGEFLHEIRARRAGQPARPTTAG, encoded by the coding sequence ATGAGACAAATCTCGGCGCCCATCTCTTTGGCAGGGTCGCGGCTCGGCCAACCACGTCATGTCTGCGCGTTTTTCAACAGCGCTGAAGAAGAGTATCGCGTGTTATTGCCGTTCATTAAGGATGGGTTCGAGTGTGGAGACAAGGCGATTCACGTCATGAGTCCTGATCAACACCGTGACCACCTGCAACGATTAGCCGGCATAGGAATTGACTCGACCGCCGTCCAACGAAGCGGTCAATTCGAACTTCGGAGCAGCACGGAAACCTACCTTCAAGATGGTCGATTCGATCAGGATCGCATGCTGCAGTCGTTCGAGCTGATGACAAGCGGCAATGCCGAGGGAGGATTTCCCCTGAGTCGCATTGTCTGCCGCATGGACTGGGTGCCTGACGGTCAGTCGCACATCGACGATCTGATTGAGTTTGAAGCGAGGGTCAACGATGTGTGGTGCCGCCACGATGATGCGGTCATCTGTACGTATCATCTTTCGAAATTCAGCGGAGACGCTGTGATTGACATCATGCGCACGCATCCATTGGTCATCGTCGGCGGCATTCTCCAGCACAATCCGTTCTTCGTGCCTCCAGGGGAGTTCCTGCATGAAATTCGCGCCCGGCGGGCAGGGCAGCCTGCGCGGCCTACGACAGCAGGCTGA